The region CCGTCCGAAGTCCCCGCCGTGTCCTCCGCTCCGAAGGAATACTCGGAGCAGACGCACGCGCATTCGGAAAGACCAAGAAGGAGATCGAGATGGGAGAGCGACTGCGGGGTTCCGGTCGCCCACGAGGCGGTAAGCGTGTACTTCCAGTCGCCGAGCTTCTCGCCGGCCGGCTCCGCCGTCACCTCGCCGGAGACGCAGCCCGCCGCGACGACATCTGTTTGCGCTGAAACGCCCCCCGCGAACACGAACCCGAGGAGCGCGAACATTCCACACGAAGCACGAAGATCCATACGATGCATACGACACCTCCTCCTCCTCTCATCGGCGGAGGAGGCGCCGCGCTTGACGGGGAGAAAGGAGAAACGCGCACTGGAACGGGTCTGGGCTAGCCTGGGTTGTGCACGCGTTTTCGTCGCGAGGACGCGGAGCGCGTGCCGAGAGGCCGACCTGGACGAGCCGCTCCCGGAATCGTAGTCCCGGCCCCCCCGGCGCGCTAGGACTTGTCGCTCGTAACCGTCGCGACAAGGTCCAAGCGCGCCACGGGTCCCTGATGAGGAAGCGGCGACGGAAGGGAGGCCTCGTAGGCCGCAATCCGCGTCCGCAGCAGGAAACGGGTGCACAATCCAGGCTAAAAGTCCTCGGGACCGAACCCCGGCATCTCCCCGCCCGGCGTCCACGCCCCCCGGTCGGGAGGGCTCGGGATCTCGACGTCGGGAGGGACCATGCGCGTGACGAGCGAGGAGGTCTGGTGGCAGATCGGAACCGCCGCCGCCGGGGGCGTGTTCGGATCCTCGCGCCAGTCGAGGTAGTAGTACTCCCAGTCCGGGTTCGCGCGCGGATCGATCCGATCGGGAAGGAGGTCGATCCTCTCGAGGATCGCCTTCCGGTTGATGATCGGGCAGAAGGCGTGGCTCCGGAGCCGCGAGAGGAGAAGCCGGCGGAGACGGTCCTTGTCGAGAACGAAGACCTCGTCCTCGGTCATATGGCCCGAGCGCATCCAATCGTCCTCGTTGTAGAAGCCGAAGCCGAGCCGGTGGCATCCCCACCAGTTGAACCATTCACAGCTTTCACCGAAACAATACTGGTTCGGGTTCGGGCTCGACTGCCGGTCCTCGTAGCAGTAGTAGCCGCCGTAGAAGAAGGAGCGCCACGACTCCTCCCTCCCGTTCACGTAGAGCCGGAACGACTTCCAGCCGCGCACGAGGTTCGCGAGCCGGAGGAACGCGCTCGAGTCGGCGGCGCGAAAACCGACGCGATGGATCGTGAGGCCGTCCCGCTCCTCCGTCCGGTAGCTCGGGTTCGTCCGGCAAAGCTCGAGCGCCGCGGCATAGCTCGGCGAGTGGCTCTTCTGAAACTCGATCTCCAGCCAGCGGGGAGCCTCCGGGTCCCCCCGGCGGCCGACCTTCTCCCCGGAGAGCGCCTGGCCGCACCGGGGGCAGAAGCTTTCGATTCCCTGAAGCGGGTTCCCGCAGGATGAGCAGCTTGTCTTCTTCATGGCGCCTCCCCTCCTCCCGAACGAACGGGGAGACCGCGCGAAGGACCGCTCGGTCTCCTTGGAACACCGAAAGTATACCGCGTGCGACGGGGTCCGGCAACGGCGGAATCGGGGACGTCGTTGCGTACGTTCCGGTCCGAGCGGAACGAACGGAACTGGGTCCCCCTAGTACACGTTCAGGTAACGCTCGACCTCCCACGCATGGACCTGGGCGGAGTACTCTTTCCAAACCGCCCGCTTCGCCTCGATGTAGTGGCGCGCGATGTGCGGCCCGAGCGCGTCGAGGATCACCGGGTCCTTCTCCATCGCGTCGAGCGCCTCCGAGAGATCCGCCGGAAGCTCCGTGATCTTGAGGCGCTTTCTTTCGCGCTGGCTCATCCGGTAGACGTTCTTGTTCACCGGAGGGCCCGGATCGATCTTCTTCGCGATGCCGTCGAGTCCCGCCCGGAGCATGACCGCGAGGGCAAGGTACGGGTTCGCGCTCGGATCCGGGCAACGGAGCTCCACTCGCGTTCCGATCCCGCGTCGATCCGGAACGCGAACGAGCGGCGAGCGGTTCTTCTCCGACCAGGTGACGTTCGTCGGCGCCTCGTAACCGGGGACGAGCCTCTTGTACGAGTTCACGAGCGGGTTCGTGATCGCCGCGAAGCCGCGCGCGTGGCGGAGAAGCCCGCCGATGTAATGGAGCGCCGTCTCCGAGAGCTGATACGGCTTCCCCTTCGCGTAGAACGTGTTCGTCTTCCCCTTGAAGAGGGACTGGTGCACGTGCATCCCCGATCCGTTGACCCCGAAGAATGGTTTCGGCATGAAGGTCGCGTGCATGTTGTGCGCGTTCGCCGCCTTGCGGACCACGAAGCGGAAGG is a window of Candidatus Eisenbacteria bacterium DNA encoding:
- the glnA gene encoding type I glutamate--ammonia ligase, which gives rise to MTKQAILRLAKKENVRFLRLMFTDIHGVNKNVEVPESQFEKALDGMILFDGSSIEGFSRIEESDMILKPDLGTFRIFPWREQSDWRTARLISDVAYPDGRPFAGCPRSALKRVVAEAEALGYTMMVGPEAEFFLLERNDRGEVRHATHDAAGYFDLVPVDRGEEVRRDIVEYLEKTGFEVEAAHHEVAPGQHEIDFRYADAVTTADNITTFRFVVRKAANAHNMHATFMPKPFFGVNGSGMHVHQSLFKGKTNTFYAKGKPYQLSETALHYIGGLLRHARGFAAITNPLVNSYKRLVPGYEAPTNVTWSEKNRSPLVRVPDRRGIGTRVELRCPDPSANPYLALAVMLRAGLDGIAKKIDPGPPVNKNVYRMSQRERKRLKITELPADLSEALDAMEKDPVILDALGPHIARHYIEAKRAVWKEYSAQVHAWEVERYLNVY